From a region of the Armatimonadota bacterium genome:
- a CDS encoding helix-turn-helix transcriptional regulator translates to MPRAGERHAHKRAEQLIKILAAARAKRGLSQREVSRMLDLHPATIGKIERGERNLTITEFFSICACLDMPPVDVLKQI, encoded by the coding sequence GTGCCTCGCGCTGGAGAAAGACACGCCCACAAGAGAGCCGAACAGCTGATCAAGATCCTTGCCGCTGCCAGGGCGAAGCGCGGCCTGTCGCAGCGAGAAGTTTCCAGAATGCTCGACCTCCACCCGGCCACGATCGGCAAGATCGAACGCGGGGAACGCAATCTGACGATCACAGAATTTTTTAGTATTTGCGCATGCCTAGATATGCCGCCTGTAGACGTGCTGAAACAGATATAG
- a CDS encoding site-specific integrase, translated as MARIRLRRDKGTGAIFQLNDGRWRSEIAYRTPDGRRKVATFTRMKKGPVVAEHNRRVHSIENGTYGRRENAGTLDALVAEWLENEIRPNRAADTYRSYSELYENHIGPKLGKMRLDQITLLHVRELLRTRKSIGLSASTVDRIKATIRSAFSYAISNGVLVTNPASGLKASKGQRREVKYLEPGQAKALIEVGRSSSIAGPLLVALGTGMRLGEVLGLRWKDVDESQRYIRLNFQLKRGPGGFRLDRLKTESSRRTLEINDTVASALQAAKTLQVQSNAVARKLDLVFVGPEGGPMHQKYFNDQLKALCREIGVEPISAHSLRHTVATLLIANNIDLAKIQQQLGHSSITLTADTYGHLIRAGGRITAKALDDALRSGDVS; from the coding sequence ATGGCGAGGATAAGACTACGACGGGACAAGGGCACGGGCGCAATCTTTCAGCTCAACGATGGTCGTTGGCGATCAGAGATCGCCTACCGCACGCCCGATGGGCGACGAAAGGTCGCCACGTTCACAAGGATGAAAAAGGGCCCGGTCGTCGCCGAGCACAATCGTCGCGTGCATTCGATAGAAAACGGCACATACGGTCGACGGGAGAACGCTGGCACTCTTGATGCGCTTGTTGCGGAGTGGTTGGAGAATGAGATCAGGCCTAATCGTGCAGCCGACACGTATCGAAGTTACAGCGAGCTGTACGAGAATCACATCGGTCCGAAACTCGGCAAGATGAGACTGGATCAGATCACCCTCTTGCATGTTCGAGAACTATTGCGAACGCGAAAGAGTATTGGATTGTCAGCAAGCACCGTGGATCGGATAAAGGCGACCATCAGATCCGCCTTCTCATACGCCATCAGCAATGGCGTGTTGGTAACGAATCCTGCCTCCGGGTTAAAGGCCTCGAAAGGACAGCGAAGAGAGGTCAAGTATCTAGAACCCGGCCAAGCCAAGGCTCTCATAGAAGTCGGCCGATCGAGTTCTATCGCTGGGCCGCTGCTTGTTGCGCTTGGTACCGGAATGCGCCTTGGCGAAGTGCTGGGATTGCGCTGGAAAGACGTAGACGAGAGTCAGAGGTACATACGATTGAATTTCCAACTCAAGCGAGGACCGGGAGGCTTTCGCTTGGATCGATTGAAGACGGAATCAAGCCGCAGGACATTGGAGATAAACGACACTGTTGCGAGTGCCTTGCAGGCTGCGAAGACTTTGCAAGTGCAGTCAAATGCAGTTGCAAGGAAGCTGGACTTGGTATTCGTTGGTCCCGAAGGAGGTCCTATGCACCAGAAGTACTTCAACGACCAGCTCAAAGCACTCTGCAGGGAGATTGGCGTGGAGCCGATCTCGGCCCATAGCCTTAGGCATACTGTTGCGACCCTGCTGATCGCGAACAACATTGATCTTGCGAAGATTCAGCAACAGCTTGGGCACAGCTCAATCACGTTAACAGCCGACACGTACGGGCACTTGATACGCGCGGGCGGACGGATTACTGCTAAGGCGCTCGACGATGCGCTGAGGTCTGGCGACGTGTCTTGA